A genomic window from Indioceanicola profundi includes:
- a CDS encoding WD40/YVTN/BNR-like repeat-containing protein, with the protein MGVGGVFFSRNGRESAMGRRLRRRMWPVAAVLAGLAFGSPAAAQETGGGMTPIGPAVIQPLASKSLILDATRAGDRLVAVGERGHILLSDDGGQSWRQVPVPADSTLTGVHFADAQHGWAVGHDSVILATSDGGESWTLQHAMPEWEQPLMDVLFTDPQTGVAVGAYGLYMETRDGGQTWEDRRVLESEDGMDFHYNAILAPGPDLRLIAGEAGLLLVSADRGASWTQLESPYDGSFFDALALDERIWLAYGLQGHISRTEDGGQSWTDVPSHTTAGLMGGARLEDGRVVLVGLQGVVLTSEDGGRSFTLSQRGDRVALADAAVAANGDLILLGEQGALPPIPAASHKTGAMLGAAPAGTAAPSRL; encoded by the coding sequence GTGGGCGTGGGAGGCGTGTTCTTCAGCCGCAACGGCCGTGAATCGGCGATGGGCCGGCGGCTCCGCCGGCGCATGTGGCCGGTGGCCGCGGTTCTGGCCGGTCTGGCCTTTGGAAGCCCGGCCGCAGCACAGGAAACCGGCGGCGGCATGACCCCGATCGGCCCGGCGGTGATCCAGCCGCTCGCCAGCAAATCCCTGATCCTGGACGCGACCCGCGCCGGTGACCGGCTGGTGGCAGTGGGCGAGCGCGGGCACATCCTGCTGTCCGACGATGGCGGGCAGAGCTGGCGGCAGGTACCAGTCCCTGCGGACAGTACCCTGACCGGAGTGCATTTCGCCGACGCACAGCATGGCTGGGCCGTCGGACATGACAGCGTCATCCTCGCCACCAGCGACGGCGGGGAGAGCTGGACCCTCCAGCATGCCATGCCGGAGTGGGAGCAGCCCCTGATGGACGTGCTGTTCACCGATCCCCAGACCGGCGTCGCGGTCGGCGCTTATGGGCTCTATATGGAGACCAGGGACGGCGGCCAGACCTGGGAGGATCGCCGGGTGCTGGAGAGCGAGGACGGCATGGATTTCCACTACAACGCCATCCTCGCCCCCGGGCCGGACCTGCGCCTGATTGCAGGGGAGGCGGGCCTGCTGCTGGTCTCCGCCGACCGCGGCGCCAGCTGGACCCAGCTTGAGAGCCCCTATGACGGCAGCTTCTTCGATGCTCTGGCGCTCGATGAGCGGATCTGGCTGGCTTACGGTCTGCAAGGCCACATCTCCCGCACCGAGGATGGCGGGCAGAGCTGGACCGACGTGCCCAGCCACACCACCGCCGGGCTGATGGGCGGCGCGCGGCTGGAAGATGGCCGTGTCGTCCTGGTCGGGCTCCAGGGCGTCGTGCTGACCAGTGAGGATGGGGGCAGGAGCTTCACCCTGTCCCAGCGTGGCGACCGCGTCGCCCTGGCCGATGCCGCCGTGGCCGCCAACGGGGACCTGATCCTGCTGGGTGAGCAGGGCGCCCTGCCGCCGATCCCGGCCGCTTCCCATAAGACTGGCGCCATGCTGGGCGCCGCCCCGGCCGGCACCGCCGCCCCGTCCCGCCTCTGA
- a CDS encoding DUF2306 domain-containing protein, whose protein sequence is MTVLTVPGATGSRPALLRRFLLRWTVRTLVAVTWGSAAIFAVYILAHYGGAALTGTLGDWNRTLPRLYEPGSLAATLGVGLHFAAGAILLLLGPVQLLGGVRRRFPAFHRWSGRVYAAAAVTAGAGGLGYIALKRTVGGLVMNLGFGLYGALTVLAAVQAVRHARAGRFERHRAWAVRLFALAIGSWLYRMYYGFWSVLAGGAGHTSGFDGPFDMVMAFFFYVPNLLAAELFIRAHAGRKASPAMQAAAVLVLAPAAGFLLIGTYYFTRLYWGPGILAKLPAL, encoded by the coding sequence ATGACCGTGTTGACTGTGCCTGGGGCAACCGGCAGCCGGCCCGCCTTGCTGCGTCGATTCCTGCTGCGCTGGACCGTGCGTACTCTGGTAGCGGTCACGTGGGGCAGCGCGGCGATTTTTGCAGTCTACATCCTGGCCCATTACGGCGGTGCGGCCCTGACTGGCACGCTGGGCGACTGGAACCGGACCCTGCCGCGGCTCTATGAGCCGGGGTCGCTCGCGGCGACGCTCGGAGTCGGGCTGCACTTCGCGGCCGGGGCCATTCTGCTGCTGCTGGGACCGGTTCAACTGCTGGGCGGCGTGCGCCGGCGCTTCCCCGCCTTCCACCGGTGGTCGGGCCGGGTCTATGCCGCCGCTGCGGTCACTGCCGGGGCGGGCGGGCTGGGCTATATCGCCCTCAAGCGCACCGTGGGCGGTCTCGTCATGAATCTGGGCTTCGGCCTCTATGGCGCGCTGACCGTGTTGGCAGCGGTGCAGGCAGTCCGGCATGCCAGGGCAGGCCGGTTCGAGCGGCACCGGGCCTGGGCCGTCCGCCTGTTCGCGCTGGCAATCGGGTCCTGGCTGTACCGGATGTATTACGGGTTCTGGTCGGTCCTCGCCGGCGGGGCAGGCCATACGTCAGGCTTTGACGGACCGTTCGACATGGTCATGGCCTTCTTCTTCTATGTGCCGAACCTGCTGGCGGCGGAATTGTTCATCCGGGCGCATGCAGGCCGGAAAGCCTCTCCCGCCATGCAGGCGGCCGCCGTTCTGGTGCTGGCCCCCGCTGCTGGCTTTCTGCTCATCGGCACCTACTACTTCACCCGGCTCTACTGGGGACCCGGAATCCTGGCGAAGCTTCCAGCTCTTTGA
- a CDS encoding spinster family MFS transporter translates to MTSTQAAADGATPHTVFTKADIRPFTAEPVSKPYRIYAAWLLLGLYTLNFLDRQVVNILAEPIKRDLGLADWQLGMLTGLSFALFYSVLGIPIARLAERKNRVRIISVSVAVWSLFTVACGYAASFAQLLAARIGVGVGEAGLTPPAHSLITDYTPKEKRASALAFYSLGIPLGTLAGMALGGLIADEFGWRTAFLVAGLPGLLLAIIAWATLREPRTQARASAPVETPDLRDAFTELRGKKAFWRIAIGASLVSFVAYGHVAFLGSFYFRNHGQGLTELAAMVDAATGLSMGAAGFLGTALGLMIGIFGAAGTYLGGHLADRAARTDVAGYLSIPAYGAFIGVPFFLKAMLVDSTLLSILVLGIPVMMNSLWYGPIYAAVQGLVRPRSRATAVAVLLFLVNMIGLGLGPLSVGLVSDAFAGSMGAADGLRWALIVTGGVAVLSAALFFSARPHLRAEMTS, encoded by the coding sequence ATGACCTCGACCCAGGCGGCCGCCGATGGTGCGACGCCACATACCGTTTTCACCAAAGCCGATATCCGGCCTTTTACGGCCGAACCGGTGTCCAAGCCCTACCGCATCTATGCCGCCTGGCTGCTGCTGGGGCTCTACACGCTGAATTTCCTGGACCGTCAGGTGGTCAATATCCTGGCGGAGCCGATCAAGCGTGACCTGGGCCTTGCCGACTGGCAGCTCGGCATGCTGACCGGCCTGTCCTTCGCCCTGTTCTACAGCGTGTTGGGCATTCCCATCGCCCGCCTGGCGGAACGGAAGAACCGGGTCCGCATCATCTCGGTCTCGGTCGCGGTATGGAGCCTGTTCACCGTGGCCTGCGGATATGCCGCCAGCTTCGCCCAGCTTCTGGCCGCCCGCATCGGCGTCGGGGTGGGCGAGGCCGGGCTGACCCCGCCCGCCCATTCCCTGATCACAGACTATACGCCCAAGGAGAAGCGGGCTTCGGCCCTGGCCTTCTATTCACTGGGCATCCCGCTGGGCACGTTAGCGGGCATGGCGCTCGGCGGGCTGATCGCCGACGAGTTCGGCTGGCGCACGGCCTTCCTGGTGGCTGGCCTGCCGGGCCTGCTGCTGGCTATCATCGCCTGGGCCACCCTCAGGGAGCCGCGCACCCAGGCGCGGGCCTCGGCACCGGTGGAAACGCCGGATCTACGCGACGCCTTCACGGAGTTGCGGGGTAAGAAGGCCTTCTGGCGCATCGCCATCGGGGCATCCCTGGTCAGCTTCGTCGCCTACGGCCATGTGGCCTTCCTCGGCTCCTTCTATTTCCGCAACCATGGCCAGGGCCTGACGGAACTGGCGGCGATGGTCGATGCGGCGACAGGCCTTTCCATGGGAGCTGCCGGCTTCCTGGGCACGGCGCTCGGTCTGATGATCGGCATATTCGGGGCCGCCGGCACCTATCTGGGCGGGCATCTGGCTGATCGTGCCGCGCGCACAGACGTGGCCGGCTACCTGTCGATCCCGGCCTACGGCGCTTTTATCGGCGTGCCTTTCTTCCTGAAGGCCATGCTGGTGGACAGCACCCTGCTCTCCATCCTGGTGCTGGGCATCCCGGTGATGATGAACTCGCTCTGGTATGGGCCGATCTATGCCGCGGTGCAGGGGCTGGTCCGGCCGCGCAGCCGGGCGACGGCAGTGGCCGTGCTGCTGTTCCTGGTGAACATGATCGGGCTAGGCCTGGGCCCACTCTCCGTCGGTCTGGTCAGTGACGCTTTCGCCGGCAGCATGGGCGCTGCCGACGGGCTGCGCTGGGCCCTGATCGTCACCGGCGGCGTCGCTGTGCTGTCGGCGGCGCTGTTCTTCAGCGCCCGCCCGCATCTCCGCGCTGAGATGACGAGCTGA
- a CDS encoding HD domain-containing protein, translating into MSDTVENRPATADIPGHEAEARARFTAMTDGTAEDWGIISSHFMPYAAKLPERVMTHLRLLDGDYGGFPVDRLAHSTQTATRALRDGRDEEYVVCALLHDIGDTLGSFNHPDIAAAILRPFVSERNLWMVEQHGIFQGYYFFHHLGLDRDLRERFRGHPHFEYTAEFCEKYDQAAFDPNYEGLPLETFEPMVRRVMAKPVRSIYAK; encoded by the coding sequence ATGAGCGATACCGTCGAAAATCGGCCCGCCACCGCTGATATCCCTGGGCACGAGGCGGAAGCCCGCGCCCGCTTCACCGCCATGACGGACGGCACGGCGGAAGATTGGGGCATTATCTCCAGCCACTTCATGCCCTATGCCGCCAAGCTGCCGGAGCGGGTGATGACCCATCTGCGGCTACTGGACGGCGATTACGGCGGCTTCCCCGTGGACCGGCTCGCCCACTCCACCCAGACCGCCACGCGGGCGCTGCGCGACGGCCGGGATGAGGAGTATGTGGTTTGCGCCCTGCTGCACGACATCGGCGACACGCTGGGCAGCTTCAATCACCCGGACATCGCAGCCGCCATCCTCCGCCCCTTCGTGTCGGAGCGGAACCTGTGGATGGTGGAGCAGCACGGCATCTTCCAGGGCTACTATTTCTTCCACCATCTCGGCCTGGACCGCGACCTGCGCGAACGCTTCCGCGGCCATCCGCATTTCGAATACACGGCCGAGTTCTGCGAGAAATACGATCAGGCCGCCTTCGACCCCAATTACGAAGGCCTGCCGCTGGAAACCTTCGAACCGATGGTGCGGCGGGTCATGGCGAAGCCGGTGCGGAGCATTTACGCGAAGTAG
- a CDS encoding SDR family oxidoreductase produces the protein MSLFDLGGKTAIITGSSRGIGRAIAERMAEQGARVVISSRKEGPCQEVADAINARHGESRAIAVPANISAKADLQALVGRTMEAFGRVDVLVCNAASNPYYGPMSGIEDDQFRKILENNVIANHWLIGMVAPQMIERKDGAIIIVSSIGGMLGSPVIGAYNISKAADFQLARNLAVEYGPHNVRVNCIAPGLIKTDFARALWEDPNTLKRVTATTPLRRIGIPDEIAGAAVFLASAAGTYMTGQSIVVDGGVTIGH, from the coding sequence ATGTCCTTGTTCGATCTCGGCGGTAAGACCGCGATCATCACCGGCTCGTCCCGCGGCATCGGCCGCGCGATTGCGGAGCGAATGGCGGAGCAGGGGGCTAGGGTCGTCATCTCGTCCCGCAAGGAGGGGCCGTGCCAGGAGGTGGCGGACGCCATCAATGCCCGCCATGGCGAAAGCCGGGCCATTGCCGTGCCCGCGAACATCTCCGCCAAGGCCGATTTGCAGGCGCTGGTGGGCCGGACCATGGAGGCGTTCGGGCGCGTGGACGTGCTGGTCTGCAACGCCGCCAGCAATCCCTATTACGGTCCCATGTCCGGGATCGAGGACGACCAGTTCCGCAAAATCCTGGAGAATAACGTCATCGCCAACCACTGGCTGATCGGCATGGTGGCGCCGCAGATGATCGAACGGAAGGACGGGGCAATCATCATCGTCAGCTCCATCGGCGGAATGCTGGGCTCGCCCGTCATCGGCGCCTACAACATCTCCAAGGCCGCGGACTTCCAACTGGCCCGCAATCTCGCCGTCGAGTACGGGCCGCACAATGTCCGGGTCAACTGCATCGCCCCCGGCCTGATCAAGACCGACTTCGCCCGCGCTCTGTGGGAAGACCCGAACACGCTGAAGCGGGTCACCGCTACCACGCCTCTGCGCCGCATCGGAATTCCGGACGAGATTGCCGGGGCTGCCGTGTTCCTGGCCAGTGCCGCCGGAACCTACATGACCGGGCAATCCATTGTGGTGGATGGCGGAGTCACGATTGGCCATTGA
- a CDS encoding DUF1697 domain-containing protein produces the protein MARLAVLLPFPDRSGRIPVPAAGLAARLDALGLAAARAYQGNNLLLDPGERPEREVAALVADTALAGWGVRPAVILRRGEELRNILARVPFPPDASPSRVSITFLAGDPDPAGVRTLETYRGPEPVCVSGREVYVLYGEDVARSPFTNLPLERLLGTPVAARTLHSVRALAVLANA, from the coding sequence ATGGCGCGGCTTGCCGTCCTGCTGCCCTTCCCCGACCGGAGCGGCCGTATTCCGGTGCCGGCGGCCGGCTTGGCGGCACGGCTGGACGCACTGGGGCTAGCCGCTGCGCGCGCCTATCAGGGCAACAACCTCCTGCTCGATCCTGGCGAGCGCCCGGAGAGGGAGGTTGCGGCGCTGGTCGCCGATACGGCGCTGGCGGGCTGGGGCGTGCGCCCGGCGGTGATCCTGCGCCGGGGCGAGGAGCTGCGCAACATCCTGGCCCGTGTCCCCTTCCCGCCCGATGCCAGCCCCAGCCGGGTGTCGATCACCTTCCTGGCCGGCGATCCCGATCCGGCCGGGGTGCGGACGTTGGAGACCTATCGCGGGCCGGAGCCTGTATGCGTGTCGGGGCGTGAGGTTTACGTTCTTTATGGGGAGGATGTCGCCCGCTCCCCCTTCACGAACCTGCCGCTGGAGCGGCTGCTGGGCACGCCCGTGGCGGCCCGCACCCTGCACAGCGTCCGTGCGCTCGCCGTCCTGGCGAATGCCTGA
- a CDS encoding PQQ-dependent sugar dehydrogenase, whose amino-acid sequence MGYASTASAIAILAALALPAAAQTTQTLPGDEQNLPSGTDSLMTSAGPVKVEEVVGGLEKPWAIAFLPDGRALVTEKPGRLRILNTDGSLSEPLDGTPEVFAKDQGGLMDIGIDPEFASNRTIYLSFAEQDESGKAGTALGRGTLTDGGIENFEVIFRQEPKIDGSKHFGNRIAFTPDGHIFLALAERFQFDPAQDPSNTLGTIVRLNKDGSIPQDNPFVGEDGKDDAIWSYGHRNIEAAAIHPDTGALWVAEMGPLGGDELNRPEAGKNYGWPDVSWGSHYDGKDIPDPTGRPEFADAVMHWTPVISPSGMIFYGGDLFPEWQGTALIGGLSATALVRVSIDGQNSAQEVERLPLAARIRDVTEGPDGAIYVVTDQQDGGVWRISPMEGGQTASGD is encoded by the coding sequence ATGGGCTATGCTTCCACAGCATCCGCCATCGCCATCCTGGCCGCCCTGGCCCTTCCCGCCGCAGCCCAGACCACCCAGACGCTGCCTGGCGACGAGCAGAACCTGCCCAGCGGCACGGACAGCCTGATGACCTCTGCCGGCCCGGTCAAGGTGGAGGAGGTCGTGGGCGGGCTGGAGAAACCCTGGGCCATCGCCTTCCTGCCCGACGGCCGCGCCCTGGTGACGGAAAAGCCGGGACGGCTGCGCATCCTGAACACCGATGGCAGCCTGTCCGAACCGCTGGACGGCACGCCCGAGGTGTTCGCGAAGGACCAGGGCGGGCTGATGGATATCGGCATCGATCCGGAGTTCGCGAGCAACCGCACCATCTATCTGTCCTTCGCCGAACAGGATGAGAGCGGCAAGGCCGGCACGGCCCTGGGCCGCGGCACCCTGACCGACGGCGGGATCGAGAATTTCGAGGTGATCTTCCGACAGGAGCCGAAGATCGACGGATCAAAGCATTTCGGCAACCGTATCGCGTTCACGCCGGACGGACACATCTTCCTGGCCTTGGCGGAGCGGTTCCAGTTCGACCCCGCCCAGGACCCGTCCAACACGCTGGGCACCATCGTGCGCCTGAACAAGGACGGCAGCATCCCGCAGGACAATCCGTTCGTGGGCGAGGACGGCAAGGACGATGCCATCTGGTCCTATGGTCACCGCAACATCGAGGCGGCGGCCATTCATCCCGATACCGGCGCCCTCTGGGTTGCGGAGATGGGGCCGCTGGGCGGGGATGAGTTGAACCGGCCGGAAGCCGGCAAGAACTATGGCTGGCCGGATGTGAGCTGGGGCAGCCACTATGACGGCAAGGACATCCCGGACCCGACCGGACGGCCCGAGTTCGCCGATGCGGTGATGCACTGGACGCCGGTGATCTCCCCCTCCGGCATGATCTTCTATGGCGGAGACCTCTTCCCCGAATGGCAGGGCACGGCCCTGATCGGCGGGCTGAGCGCCACCGCCCTGGTACGCGTCAGCATCGACGGGCAGAACAGCGCGCAGGAAGTCGAACGCCTGCCGTTGGCGGCCCGCATCCGCGATGTGACGGAGGGGCCAGACGGCGCCATCTATGTCGTCACCGACCAGCAGGACGGCGGCGTCTGGCGCATCAGCCCCATGGAAGGCGGGCAGACCGCCTCCGGCGACTGA
- a CDS encoding response regulator, giving the protein MLHVLIAEDEPLVREMFAQYLTRAGYRVTQADDGAHGLALIEDDPADIIITDFKMPRMNGADFLRAARARRPGTPAVVISAFGHEVGRLESLGDGETRFCGKPVSPKVLCHTVEELLSRRFGPAAVPDCR; this is encoded by the coding sequence GTGTTGCATGTTCTTATCGCCGAAGACGAACCGTTGGTACGCGAGATGTTCGCGCAGTACCTGACCCGGGCGGGATACCGCGTCACTCAGGCCGATGATGGCGCCCATGGGTTGGCGCTTATCGAAGACGATCCGGCCGACATCATCATCACCGATTTCAAGATGCCGCGCATGAACGGGGCGGACTTTCTCCGCGCTGCGCGCGCGAGACGCCCCGGCACGCCAGCCGTCGTCATCAGCGCCTTCGGGCATGAGGTCGGGCGGCTGGAAAGCCTCGGCGACGGGGAGACGCGCTTCTGTGGCAAGCCCGTCAGCCCAAAGGTCTTGTGCCATACGGTGGAGGAGCTCCTCAGTCGCCGCTTCGGCCCGGCCGCCGTCCCGGACTGCCGCTGA
- a CDS encoding metal-dependent hydrolase yields the protein MSPAASPSVATPADLTITPRNIAFGRGAANPRWWLGGDPVATTFYNALSVTFPQGEGFFIESVRHFKDEVPPELKEQIAAFIKQEALHTREHVAFNRQVTDHGYDISRMEAGTKARLDLSRARHPVAQLAVTIALEHFTAIIAHAILADPRHLKGAPDEVRRLWLWHALEEVEHKAVAYDTYLHVTRNLSAFRRWSIRVRVMLLVTWNFIKYRKTDMADFYQQDGIRNAGTWWRTLKFLFARPGLVPAILKPYLSFYRPGFHPWDHDDRDLLRRAESELAATSPAPAQ from the coding sequence ATGAGCCCCGCAGCATCGCCCAGCGTCGCGACCCCTGCCGACCTGACCATCACGCCGCGCAATATCGCCTTCGGCCGCGGAGCTGCGAACCCGCGTTGGTGGCTGGGCGGGGACCCGGTGGCGACCACCTTCTACAACGCCCTGTCCGTAACCTTCCCGCAGGGCGAGGGCTTCTTCATCGAATCCGTGCGCCACTTCAAGGATGAGGTTCCGCCGGAGTTGAAGGAGCAGATCGCCGCCTTCATCAAGCAGGAGGCGCTGCACACCCGTGAGCATGTCGCCTTCAACCGGCAGGTCACCGACCATGGCTACGACATCAGCCGGATGGAGGCCGGAACCAAGGCGCGGCTGGATCTCTCCCGCGCCCGGCACCCGGTGGCGCAGTTGGCGGTGACGATCGCGCTGGAGCATTTCACCGCCATCATCGCCCACGCCATCCTGGCCGACCCACGGCATCTGAAAGGCGCGCCCGACGAGGTCCGCCGCCTTTGGCTCTGGCATGCGCTGGAGGAGGTGGAGCACAAGGCCGTGGCCTACGACACCTATCTCCACGTCACCCGCAATCTCTCCGCCTTCAGACGATGGAGCATCCGGGTGCGCGTCATGCTGCTGGTCACCTGGAACTTCATCAAATACCGCAAGACCGACATGGCCGATTTCTACCAGCAGGACGGCATCCGCAACGCCGGAACCTGGTGGCGCACATTGAAATTCCTGTTCGCCCGGCCCGGTCTGGTTCCTGCCATCCTGAAGCCTTACCTGTCCTTCTACCGCCCCGGCTTCCATCCCTGGGACCATGACGACCGGGATCTGCTGCGCCGGGCGGAATCCGAGTTGGCCGCGACCTCACCTGCTCCTGCACAATAG
- a CDS encoding efflux RND transporter permease subunit, which produces MPQPFLTRVENRIFKHRTVVLALFAIATLFMGWQASQLRVDAGFEKGLPLDHRYMETFLQYQAEFGGANRIIVALSVDEGDIYTPEFMTRLKKVTDEVFFIPGVNRATVTSLFTPNVRFVEITPEGFAGGNVVPAEFQPDEKWLPVVRENVLKSGQVGRLVAEDFTAAIVSAQLVETDPRTGQKLDYMEVADKLEAIRTKFADEQIDIHIIGFAKAIGDIADGAASVVMFFALAFVITAVLVYAYGKSFRMMAALLLVSLSTVVWQFGMLVLMGFGIDPLSILVPFLVFAIAISHGVQNVGTMAQEIGKGASAYTAARTSFSRLMVPGSSALITDAIGFLTIAIIQIKMIQELAIAASLGMAIIILTHLIILPVVFSYLPLGDNYRRRVEGSVGRFDKVWSWFSIFARPKGAIAMLAIAAVVFAWSWDTQKNMTIGDTEAGVPELWPDSRYNQDAALVVDRFSIGTDVIQVIAEGPANGCIDHGVVNHIDNFTWAMNNVPGVQSAMSMPTVMKTVNSGWNEGNLNWRVLPRNSQVLVRTASPIETSTGLLNADCSVMPVMIFTEDHRAETIDRVVQAVERFAAENPSDQVTFRLATGNVGVMAATNQAVTAAEKPMLLLVYVTVIVFCLITFRSIVGSIATVLPLVVVSILTNALMTKLGIGLKISTLPAAALGVGIGVDYGLYIFNRLQSYVKHGLTFPEAYYRTLQETGSSVLFTGLTLAIGTATWMFSSLKFQADMGVLLTFIFFANMVGAVVLLPAVAGLLYRLFPRLYEAEVRRASKMEFSEH; this is translated from the coding sequence ATGCCGCAACCATTTCTGACTCGCGTCGAGAACCGGATTTTCAAGCACCGGACGGTCGTGCTCGCCCTCTTCGCCATCGCCACCTTGTTCATGGGCTGGCAGGCGTCCCAGCTGCGCGTCGATGCGGGGTTCGAAAAAGGGCTTCCGCTGGACCACCGCTATATGGAGACCTTCCTCCAGTATCAGGCGGAGTTCGGCGGGGCCAACCGCATCATCGTCGCCCTCTCGGTAGATGAAGGGGATATCTACACCCCCGAATTCATGACCCGGCTGAAGAAGGTGACCGACGAGGTCTTCTTCATTCCCGGCGTAAACCGCGCCACCGTGACCAGCCTTTTCACCCCCAACGTCCGCTTCGTGGAGATCACGCCGGAAGGGTTCGCTGGCGGCAACGTGGTGCCGGCGGAGTTCCAGCCCGACGAGAAATGGCTCCCCGTCGTCCGTGAAAACGTTTTGAAATCCGGGCAGGTCGGGCGTCTCGTGGCGGAGGATTTCACCGCCGCCATCGTAAGCGCCCAGCTTGTCGAAACCGATCCGCGCACCGGCCAGAAGCTGGACTATATGGAGGTGGCCGACAAGCTGGAGGCCATCCGCACAAAGTTCGCGGACGAGCAGATCGACATCCACATCATCGGCTTCGCCAAGGCCATCGGCGATATCGCCGATGGCGCGGCCAGCGTGGTGATGTTCTTCGCGCTCGCCTTCGTCATCACGGCCGTGCTGGTCTATGCCTATGGCAAGTCCTTCCGGATGATGGCGGCCCTGCTGCTGGTCTCGCTCAGCACCGTGGTCTGGCAGTTCGGCATGCTGGTCCTGATGGGCTTCGGCATCGACCCGCTATCGATCCTGGTGCCGTTCCTGGTCTTCGCCATCGCCATCAGCCACGGCGTGCAGAATGTCGGCACGATGGCGCAGGAGATCGGCAAGGGCGCCAGCGCCTACACGGCCGCGCGCACCAGCTTCAGCCGTCTGATGGTTCCCGGCAGCTCCGCCCTGATCACCGACGCCATCGGCTTCCTCACCATCGCCATCATCCAGATCAAGATGATCCAGGAGTTGGCCATCGCCGCCTCGCTGGGCATGGCCATCATCATCCTGACCCATCTGATCATCCTGCCGGTGGTGTTCAGCTATCTGCCGCTGGGCGACAACTACCGCCGGCGGGTTGAAGGGTCGGTGGGCCGCTTCGACAAGGTCTGGAGCTGGTTCTCCATCTTCGCCCGGCCCAAAGGCGCCATCGCGATGCTGGCCATCGCGGCCGTGGTCTTCGCCTGGTCCTGGGATACGCAGAAGAACATGACCATCGGCGACACCGAGGCCGGCGTGCCGGAGCTGTGGCCGGACAGCCGCTACAACCAGGATGCCGCCCTGGTGGTCGACCGCTTCTCCATCGGCACCGATGTGATCCAGGTGATCGCGGAAGGGCCGGCGAACGGCTGCATCGACCATGGCGTGGTGAACCATATCGACAACTTCACCTGGGCCATGAACAACGTGCCCGGCGTGCAGAGCGCCATGTCGATGCCCACCGTCATGAAGACGGTGAATTCCGGCTGGAACGAGGGGAACCTGAACTGGCGGGTTCTGCCGCGCAACAGTCAGGTGCTGGTCCGCACGGCGTCTCCCATCGAGACGTCGACAGGCCTCCTGAACGCCGATTGCTCGGTGATGCCGGTGATGATCTTCACCGAGGACCACAGGGCGGAAACCATCGACCGGGTGGTCCAGGCGGTAGAGCGCTTCGCCGCGGAAAATCCGTCGGATCAGGTCACCTTCCGTCTCGCCACCGGCAATGTCGGCGTTATGGCCGCCACCAACCAGGCGGTCACGGCGGCAGAAAAGCCGATGCTGCTGCTGGTCTATGTAACCGTGATCGTCTTCTGCCTGATCACCTTCCGCTCCATCGTCGGCTCCATCGCCACGGTGCTGCCACTGGTGGTGGTGTCGATCCTGACCAACGCGCTGATGACCAAGCTCGGCATCGGGCTGAAGATCTCCACCTTGCCGGCGGCGGCGCTGGGCGTCGGCATCGGCGTGGATTACGGCCTCTATATCTTCAACCGGCTGCAGTCCTACGTGAAGCACGGGCTGACCTTCCCGGAAGCCTATTACCGCACGCTCCAGGAAACCGGCAGCTCCGTGCTCTTCACCGGCCTGACGCTGGCCATCGGCACGGCCACCTGGATGTTCTCCTCCCTGAAGTTCCAGGCGGACATGGGTGTGCTTCTGACCTTCATCTTCTTCGCGAACATGGTGGGGGCGGTGGTGCTGCTGCCGGCCGTGGCCGGCCTGCTCTACAGGCTCTTCCCCCGGCTCTACGAGGCGGAGGTACGTCGGGCCAGCAAGATGGAGTTCTCCGAACATTGA